A region of Paenibacillus sp. 37 DNA encodes the following proteins:
- a CDS encoding ABC transporter permease: METLTKKSASANRSSDPKPPLKNRRNGIWDRMKQQKYLYLMSLPFVAWVFVFNYLPLWGWTMAFQNYKPARSFGDQEWVGFKHFVELFSDDRFYLVLRNTLAMSLMGLVVGFIVPIFFAILLNEMRGMFFKRAVQTVSYLPHFVSWVVVAGIITKMLSTDGGIINDLLVGLNIIDQPIQFMAKGNLFWYIVTASDMWKETGWNAIIYLAAITGIDNELYEASRVDGANRWRQMWHITLPGIRTTISVLFIMSIGHLISIGFEKQFLLGNSLVTDYSEVLDLYALNYGLNMGRFSYGTAIGIFNSVVSIILLFTANGLFKKFTKESIM; encoded by the coding sequence ATGGAAACGCTAACAAAAAAATCCGCTTCCGCGAACAGAAGCAGTGACCCCAAACCGCCTTTAAAGAATCGGCGGAACGGAATTTGGGACAGAATGAAACAGCAGAAATATCTCTATCTCATGTCATTGCCATTCGTAGCTTGGGTTTTCGTATTTAACTATCTGCCACTATGGGGATGGACGATGGCTTTCCAAAATTATAAACCTGCCAGATCGTTTGGTGATCAAGAGTGGGTTGGTTTTAAACACTTTGTAGAGCTGTTCAGTGATGATCGTTTCTATCTGGTACTTCGTAATACGCTTGCAATGAGCTTGATGGGACTGGTTGTCGGTTTTATCGTACCGATATTCTTCGCTATTCTCCTGAATGAAATGAGAGGCATGTTCTTCAAACGTGCCGTGCAAACGGTATCATATCTGCCTCACTTTGTATCCTGGGTTGTTGTAGCCGGGATCATTACGAAGATGCTCTCCACCGATGGAGGGATTATCAATGATCTATTGGTAGGACTGAACATTATCGATCAGCCGATCCAATTCATGGCCAAGGGGAACTTGTTCTGGTACATTGTAACCGCTTCAGATATGTGGAAGGAAACCGGTTGGAATGCCATCATCTATCTGGCGGCGATTACAGGTATCGACAATGAGCTGTATGAAGCTTCCCGTGTAGATGGAGCCAACCGCTGGAGACAGATGTGGCATATTACGCTGCCTGGCATACGGACCACGATTTCCGTACTTTTCATCATGTCAATTGGACATCTTATCAGTATCGGTTTCGAGAAGCAGTTCTTGCTTGGCAACAGTCTGGTCACAGACTACTCGGAAGTACTTGATCTATACGCGCTCAATTATGGTTTGAATATGGGACGATTCTCGTATGGTACAGCCATAGGTATATTCAACTCCGTTGTCAGTATCATCCTTCTGTTTACTGCGAACGGCTTGTTCAAAAAATTCACAAAAGAAAGCATCATGTAG
- a CDS encoding substrate-binding periplasmic protein: MNKTYGSKTRKGWSLTAILLMTVLVLSACGSKATDNGSTNGAEASNELEQIKSAGVIKVGMMGTYAPYNFLNDKKEMDGYDADIAREVAKRLGVKVEFVSQEFSGLTPSLQAKKLDAIISQMTITDDRKKVLDFSDPYITNQVKIIVKEDNNDITKLEDFKGKTIGVGLGTNDESYLRNEVLPKVGDFTIKTYDDVISSLKDLNAGRIDATINNMYALKPIVDANGLKIKAVGEAIKSDQAGIAVRKDNPELVAALNDALKGMKDDGTYNTIFKKWFGEEPAQ, encoded by the coding sequence ATGAACAAAACATATGGATCGAAAACTCGTAAAGGCTGGTCTTTGACAGCAATTCTGCTGATGACCGTGCTGGTACTTAGTGCTTGTGGTAGTAAGGCGACAGACAATGGAAGTACAAATGGTGCAGAGGCAAGCAATGAACTGGAGCAGATCAAGTCTGCTGGCGTGATCAAAGTAGGCATGATGGGCACATATGCACCATACAACTTCCTGAACGATAAAAAAGAAATGGACGGCTACGATGCCGATATCGCACGTGAGGTTGCGAAACGTCTTGGGGTTAAAGTTGAATTTGTATCCCAGGAGTTCTCTGGTCTGACACCGAGTCTGCAAGCCAAAAAGCTGGATGCCATTATCAGCCAGATGACGATTACCGATGATCGTAAGAAAGTACTCGACTTCAGTGATCCGTATATTACGAACCAAGTTAAAATCATTGTCAAAGAAGACAATAACGATATTACCAAGCTGGAAGATTTCAAAGGGAAAACAATTGGCGTAGGTTTGGGTACAAATGATGAATCATATCTGCGTAATGAAGTGTTACCTAAAGTGGGAGACTTCACGATTAAAACCTATGACGATGTCATCTCTTCACTGAAAGACCTGAATGCTGGACGGATTGACGCCACAATCAACAACATGTACGCACTGAAACCGATTGTTGATGCCAACGGATTAAAGATCAAAGCTGTGGGCGAAGCAATCAAGAGTGACCAGGCAGGTATCGCTGTTCGCAAAGACAATCCAGAACTCGTAGCAGCGCTGAATGATGCTCTCAAAGGCATGAAGGATGATGGCACGTACAATACCATTTTCAAAAAATGGTTTGGTGAAGAGCCTGCGCAATAA
- a CDS encoding TetR/AcrR family transcriptional regulator, which yields MTKINGLEPGEERRDQIIRIAMERFATQGYHQTKISDIVREAGVAQGTFYWHFKSKEAIASEIVLTGKEELLEAIGQGYRKDAGSVEDMVKASERLFTDLFLFAAQNRYFMELLLKGIVTEESVQRLVEETRNAVETAFRHNMERAIELGMLPKGMDVPLRAALLVSMIEGMISRWLFGSDELHSKFSAMTASSLASEAASFEFYGLLGT from the coding sequence ATGACCAAAATTAACGGTTTGGAACCCGGTGAAGAACGCCGGGACCAAATAATACGCATAGCGATGGAGCGTTTTGCAACCCAAGGCTACCATCAGACGAAAATTTCCGATATCGTCCGCGAGGCTGGTGTGGCGCAAGGGACATTCTACTGGCACTTCAAGAGTAAAGAAGCCATTGCTTCAGAGATTGTCTTAACGGGCAAGGAGGAGTTGCTTGAGGCGATCGGACAAGGGTATCGCAAGGATGCCGGATCGGTAGAGGATATGGTGAAAGCATCGGAAAGGCTGTTCACTGACTTGTTCTTGTTTGCCGCGCAGAATCGCTATTTTATGGAACTGTTGCTCAAAGGCATCGTGACGGAAGAATCCGTACAACGCCTGGTTGAGGAGACACGTAATGCTGTGGAAACTGCGTTTCGTCACAATATGGAACGAGCCATCGAACTCGGCATGTTGCCTAAGGGCATGGATGTACCGCTTCGAGCAGCGTTATTGGTAAGCATGATTGAAGGCATGATATCACGCTGGTTGTTCGGTTCCGATGAGTTGCACAGCAAATTCTCAGCCATGACAGCTTCATCGCTGGCATCTGAGGCAGCAAGCTTTGAATTTTACGGACTATTGGGCACATAA
- a CDS encoding amino acid ABC transporter ATP-binding protein, with product MITTTGLTKRFQKNEVLTNIDLHVDAKDIVVLLGPSGSGKSTLLRCLNGLEELSGGQIEVNGIVVNSADPLRVQRARVLEIRRQTGMVFQQFNLYPHKTVLGNVMEGLVTVKKIKRDEAAERGRILLDRVGLSDKQDAYPSRLSGGQQQRVAIARALAMEPEVMLFDEPTSALDPELVGEVLSVMKELAEEGMTMLVVTHELKFARNVANKIVFMADGSIVEEASPQAFFEQPKQERTRRFLQQITEF from the coding sequence ATGATTACAACAACTGGACTTACCAAACGTTTTCAGAAAAATGAAGTACTTACGAACATCGATCTTCATGTCGATGCCAAAGATATTGTTGTATTGCTCGGCCCCAGTGGTTCAGGCAAAAGTACCTTGCTGCGCTGTCTGAATGGGCTGGAAGAGTTGTCTGGAGGACAGATTGAAGTGAACGGCATTGTGGTTAACAGTGCAGATCCGCTGCGAGTCCAGCGTGCCCGGGTACTGGAGATTCGTCGCCAGACCGGCATGGTATTCCAGCAATTCAATCTGTATCCGCACAAGACAGTGCTGGGTAATGTGATGGAAGGTCTTGTTACGGTGAAAAAAATCAAGCGGGACGAAGCGGCTGAACGCGGCCGGATTCTTCTGGATCGGGTCGGCTTGTCGGACAAGCAGGATGCGTATCCATCCCGGTTGTCTGGTGGACAACAGCAGCGGGTCGCCATTGCACGTGCACTCGCAATGGAGCCGGAAGTGATGTTGTTTGATGAGCCCACTTCAGCTCTTGATCCTGAACTGGTCGGAGAAGTGCTTTCCGTCATGAAGGAGCTGGCAGAGGAAGGCATGACGATGCTGGTTGTGACGCATGAATTGAAGTTTGCCCGTAATGTGGCGAACAAAATCGTCTTTATGGCGGATGGATCGATCGTGGAAGAGGCAAGTCCACAGGCCTTTTTCGAACAGCCGAAGCAAGAGCGCACCCGTCGTTTCTTGCAACAGATTACTGAATTTTGA
- a CDS encoding response regulator transcription factor, with amino-acid sequence MYKVFLVDDEPSIREGLTTIIEWEKYGFQVIATAASGREAISRFEELEPDLTIIDIRMPGMTGLDVIEEVRRNHPDSHFLILSGYADFDYAKKAISFGVDGYLLKPVDEDEMISELERIATILTRERETMARQAGEDTVYLEHQIEALLFDSLEGAGSMEEDSLGLHWPHYQIVLLEMHAAPDLQRGSVMKRKLIEAFDHKDRGIVFSFHSGLGLLSKEIITSESSARNLYDELEGLLGEWEVHMYGAAGEPVHSTSEIARSYTQANRLLGERFLFTEQRIILWTEGSEGESIVKPEVGAVDEAHEPVEDELADKLYYALDIRSSESVMRVLGEMEERLVPYHRTEQAIKTAFSQVFSLAFNKLAATNQHMHSIMQEHSVLINEVYHQFTMSDLKVMASEHLNRLIQRMGGGSKDTVLKQMIEFIQRNPGENLKLEVLAEVFNYNSSYLGKLFKNHTGEYFNAFLDKVRMEKAKELLDEGLKVHQVAARVGYANVDYFHGKFKKYVGESPSAYKQARTQSSIKGTAKDINEE; translated from the coding sequence ATGTATAAAGTGTTTTTGGTGGATGACGAACCGAGCATACGTGAGGGACTGACAACCATTATCGAGTGGGAAAAATACGGATTCCAGGTCATCGCTACAGCTGCCAGCGGGCGTGAGGCCATCTCCCGGTTTGAGGAATTGGAGCCTGATCTGACGATTATTGATATTCGCATGCCCGGTATGACCGGGCTGGATGTGATTGAAGAAGTGCGCCGGAATCATCCGGATTCGCACTTTTTGATATTGAGCGGTTATGCCGATTTTGATTATGCCAAAAAAGCCATCAGTTTTGGTGTGGATGGTTATCTGCTCAAACCGGTGGATGAAGATGAGATGATTAGTGAACTGGAGCGGATTGCTACGATCCTGACCCGTGAACGGGAGACAATGGCACGTCAAGCTGGTGAAGATACTGTCTATCTGGAGCACCAGATCGAGGCTTTACTCTTTGACAGTCTGGAGGGTGCAGGCAGTATGGAAGAAGACAGCCTGGGTCTGCACTGGCCTCACTATCAGATCGTGCTGCTTGAGATGCATGCGGCCCCTGATCTGCAACGGGGAAGTGTTATGAAACGCAAACTGATTGAAGCATTTGACCATAAAGACCGAGGTATTGTATTCTCATTCCATTCCGGTCTGGGGCTGTTAAGTAAGGAAATAATCACATCCGAGTCATCTGCAAGAAATCTGTATGATGAGCTGGAAGGACTGCTAGGAGAATGGGAGGTTCACATGTACGGTGCTGCGGGAGAACCTGTACATTCCACTTCTGAAATTGCGCGATCATACACGCAGGCGAATCGTTTACTCGGGGAACGCTTCTTGTTCACGGAGCAACGCATCATTCTGTGGACTGAAGGTAGCGAAGGCGAAAGCATTGTTAAGCCAGAAGTTGGAGCTGTGGACGAAGCACATGAGCCCGTTGAAGACGAACTCGCGGACAAGCTGTATTATGCGTTAGACATCCGCAGTAGTGAGTCCGTTATGCGGGTGCTGGGTGAGATGGAAGAGCGCCTGGTTCCATATCACCGAACAGAGCAAGCGATCAAGACGGCGTTCTCACAGGTATTTTCCCTGGCGTTCAACAAGCTTGCAGCGACGAATCAACATATGCACTCCATTATGCAAGAACATTCGGTTCTGATTAATGAAGTCTATCATCAATTTACGATGTCTGATCTCAAAGTCATGGCATCGGAACATTTGAATCGACTTATTCAACGTATGGGTGGGGGAAGCAAGGATACTGTATTGAAACAGATGATTGAATTTATCCAGCGTAACCCTGGCGAGAATCTCAAGCTTGAAGTACTGGCAGAAGTGTTTAACTATAACAGCAGTTACCTGGGTAAGTTGTTCAAGAATCATACTGGAGAGTATTTCAATGCATTTCTGGACAAGGTTCGTATGGAAAAGGCCAAAGAATTGCTGGACGAAGGACTGAAGGTCCATCAGGTCGCGGCGAGAGTGGGATATGCTAATGTGGACTATTTTCACGGTAAGTTCAAGAAGTATGTAGGGGAATCCCCTTCCGCTTACAAACAGGCCAGAACCCAATCATCAATTAAAGGAACGGCTAAGGATATAAACGAGGAATAA
- a CDS encoding amino acid ABC transporter permease: MELVFENIPFFLKGAYYTLYVTVISMFFAFIIGVLVAIARLKGPMWLRLIARFYVSIMRGTPLLVQLFVIYYGLVDYGVTLGSLTAACLGLSLNAGAFLSETFRGAIQAVPKGQTEAAYATGMTPAQAMRRIIFPQAVRIAIPPMGNTFIGMLKETSLVAAIGVTELLRSAQLLVSQYALNMPFYLAIGVIYWIMSIGFSAILEQVERRLARAY, from the coding sequence ATGGAACTGGTATTTGAGAATATCCCCTTCTTTCTGAAGGGGGCCTATTATACGCTGTATGTAACTGTGATCTCCATGTTTTTTGCGTTTATCATCGGGGTCCTTGTTGCGATTGCTCGTCTGAAGGGACCGATGTGGCTGAGGTTGATCGCAAGGTTTTATGTATCCATCATGCGGGGAACCCCGCTGCTGGTGCAATTATTCGTTATTTATTACGGATTGGTCGATTATGGAGTGACCTTGGGATCACTCACGGCTGCCTGTCTGGGACTGAGTCTGAATGCAGGTGCATTTTTGTCGGAGACGTTCCGTGGAGCCATTCAGGCTGTGCCTAAAGGACAGACGGAAGCTGCATATGCAACGGGAATGACCCCGGCTCAAGCGATGAGACGGATTATCTTCCCGCAGGCTGTACGCATTGCCATCCCGCCGATGGGAAACACCTTTATTGGCATGTTGAAGGAAACATCACTTGTGGCGGCGATTGGTGTTACTGAGTTATTACGGTCAGCACAACTGCTGGTATCACAATATGCATTGAACATGCCATTTTATCTGGCAATTGGTGTGATCTACTGGATCATGAGTATCGGCTTCTCGGCCATTCTGGAACAAGTGGAGCGCCGGTTGGCCCGGGCTTACTGA
- a CDS encoding sensor histidine kinase, which produces MLKRLIRTTNNLKLKHKLLISYVLVVMIPVLIVGLAVTSYFRQQALDNAIGQTIINVDKIKSQTATMLRVPTDISNLLMFNADLKEIVNKRYKSVVELTSAYLAYKDFQEYRRLYREIAGIRFYSTNPTLINNLEFIPVDKQTEESYWYQQALKTTSIGWFYIPDKEDNPVHKLSLVRKVPFAEYRTEGVLMIVINQDELNGLLRQEQFETMITDEQGYVVAAKNTELVGKTLDELDFGVDLQNQAKGTIEGDFRGEPSNIVIDELGPGSSMNSLKVISVFATKNIVKDANTVSLIGMIFIILVLVIALLFVYIISFLTSNRLLRLSKHLNKLALGDLNVTSRIDGNDEIGQLSRQFNYMVKSINELMTQVVEATEQNNQLEIAQKEIKLKMMASQINPHFLFNALESIRMKAHIKGEAEIANIVRLLGKLMRKSLEIGSGKTTFQAELEMVRSYLEIQKFRYGDRLAFQIHIDPEVEKMYIPPLIIQPLVENAIVHGLENKEGTVRVRISIRLVENIVQIRVDDNGAGITPERLAEVMQFICGPEEQEKSRIGMRNVHQRLTLTYGEPYGLQITSVYGEGTEVSFTLPAGGDQHV; this is translated from the coding sequence ATGTTGAAAAGGCTGATACGAACCACTAATAATCTCAAATTAAAGCATAAATTGCTCATTTCTTATGTACTGGTTGTCATGATTCCGGTCCTGATTGTGGGTCTTGCTGTGACCAGTTATTTTCGCCAGCAAGCCCTGGACAATGCAATAGGACAGACGATCATCAATGTGGACAAGATCAAGAGCCAGACGGCAACCATGCTGCGTGTACCCACCGATATATCCAATCTTTTAATGTTTAATGCGGATCTCAAGGAGATTGTGAATAAGCGGTACAAGAGCGTTGTGGAGCTAACCTCAGCGTATCTTGCATACAAAGACTTTCAGGAGTACAGGCGTTTGTACCGTGAGATAGCCGGCATTCGTTTTTACTCAACTAACCCAACATTGATCAACAACCTCGAATTCATCCCGGTAGACAAGCAGACTGAAGAGAGTTATTGGTACCAACAGGCACTGAAAACAACCAGCATCGGGTGGTTCTACATTCCGGACAAGGAAGATAATCCTGTACACAAGCTCAGCCTGGTGCGCAAAGTACCTTTTGCCGAGTATCGGACAGAGGGCGTGTTGATGATTGTGATCAATCAGGATGAGCTGAATGGATTGTTGCGTCAGGAACAGTTCGAGACGATGATTACGGACGAACAGGGGTATGTGGTTGCAGCCAAGAATACTGAGCTGGTGGGTAAAACGCTGGATGAGCTTGATTTTGGCGTTGATCTGCAGAATCAGGCAAAAGGCACCATAGAAGGTGATTTCCGGGGGGAACCATCTAATATTGTTATTGATGAGTTAGGCCCTGGATCGAGTATGAACAGCCTGAAGGTGATTTCGGTTTTTGCCACCAAAAATATAGTCAAGGACGCCAACACGGTCAGCTTGATCGGCATGATTTTTATTATACTGGTGCTGGTCATTGCCCTACTATTCGTATATATCATCTCGTTCCTCACTTCGAACCGATTGCTCCGGCTGAGTAAACACCTCAACAAGCTGGCATTAGGAGACCTGAACGTGACTTCACGGATTGATGGAAACGATGAGATTGGACAACTGTCACGACAGTTCAACTATATGGTGAAAAGTATCAATGAACTCATGACGCAGGTGGTAGAAGCGACCGAACAGAACAATCAATTGGAAATCGCCCAAAAAGAGATTAAACTGAAAATGATGGCGAGTCAGATCAATCCCCATTTCTTGTTTAATGCACTGGAGTCCATTCGGATGAAAGCGCATATTAAGGGAGAAGCAGAGATTGCCAACATCGTCAGGCTGTTGGGCAAGCTGATGCGCAAGAGTCTGGAGATTGGCAGTGGAAAAACAACCTTCCAGGCTGAACTTGAAATGGTACGTTCCTATTTGGAAATTCAGAAATTTCGTTACGGCGACCGCCTTGCATTCCAGATCCATATCGATCCCGAGGTGGAGAAGATGTACATTCCGCCTTTGATTATTCAACCCTTGGTTGAGAATGCGATTGTCCATGGTCTGGAGAACAAAGAGGGTACAGTCCGTGTTCGTATAAGTATTCGTTTAGTAGAGAACATTGTGCAGATCCGTGTGGATGACAATGGTGCAGGCATAACGCCAGAACGACTGGCTGAGGTGATGCAGTTTATCTGTGGTCCGGAGGAACAGGAGAAGAGTCGGATCGGCATGCGTAATGTACATCAACGCTTAACATTGACGTACGGGGAGCCATATGGATTACAGATTACGAGTGTATATGGGGAAGGGACAGAGGTTTCTTTCACTTTGCCAGCAGGAGGGGACCAACATGTATAA
- a CDS encoding OsmC family protein, producing MNVTTVWKGKRAFTSEGPSGYAVGMDATAAYGGDSKGATPMELLLAGLGGCMGIDITMILDAFLDKIESIEIEAQGTRSEEMPKGFTSIDLIFKVDGDIPDYRIWKAIQMAEEKYCAVSASLNADIHPKLILNGVSTPRP from the coding sequence ATGAATGTAACAACTGTATGGAAAGGCAAACGCGCGTTTACTTCCGAAGGACCCTCTGGCTACGCTGTTGGCATGGATGCCACTGCTGCTTATGGTGGTGACAGCAAGGGGGCGACCCCGATGGAATTGTTACTGGCGGGTCTCGGCGGCTGTATGGGAATCGATATTACGATGATTCTGGACGCTTTTCTGGACAAAATTGAATCGATTGAGATTGAAGCGCAGGGCACACGCAGTGAAGAGATGCCCAAAGGCTTCACATCCATTGATCTGATCTTCAAAGTCGATGGGGATATCCCGGATTATCGCATTTGGAAAGCCATCCAGATGGCTGAGGAAAAATATTGTGCAGTTTCCGCTTCGCTGAACGCCGATATTCATCCTAAACTGATCCTCAATGGGGTAAGTACACCTCGTCCTTAA
- a CDS encoding glycoside hydrolase family 2 protein — MNLSDIGAVRHTLNLNGTWQFCLDLESDKLVEQEILPPSQCENTSWETIQIPGSWEEQGYGDEPEYERLDTWTKVREYEGSAWYAQDVHVPSDDPGCHYVFRLEGVRWTTNLWINGQYAGQQDSLVNQQKWDVTSLVKQGEVNRVEIRVDNTMKLPLAGSHIHSLHTATAWGGITGGVYLDSLPPCRLQTLRIQPDAENGTLRIDCIVSAPANESTRSMQLHVDIQHPDGKWLDRYSCNVNLSDPSHVDISSAGLTEINAVIDQWRLELGTGKSIARWSDESPELYKAVIRLHDGEQELDRLEQSFGVRSFATNGKQLELNGTPVYLRGYVDCCIFPLTGYPVWDKEHYLQQFRIARTYGFNHVRLHGWSAPEPFWDAADEAGMLVQAELPHWSRFFEQSNQSAPAEVLSYLTQELDGLLQSLHRHPSFVMFSMGNELIGPNGHPELNAWVSRARDMDPTRLYTDNTGFGQLPAQGREGDYYIQSLNWHPPLESAYSAVPDTTLDYHAVTRLAEHPVIGHEHAQYTMYVRPQERAKYTGVLRLSWLRPIEESLTNKGMMEALEHFQQVSGTHLVRSLKEAMERIRRTPDAAGVQLLDIRDFPGQGHATTGILDVFWDDKGVTTPEEFMRFNADLVLLLSCKERTFYAGEPIHVDVRISHYGKEPLEEAVIQWRLISDDVILTEGAWKTGDIQCGSVMSLGSIVATAPHEGAAAFRIEAELISGDLDRTVANVWHGWSFPFYQSHPGSNRFWNTLAELKPFLGEAQDDCVDRIDGFQLLKNREIDLVIVQSLTPNVVDYVVNGGSVWLQPTAEGLYDSVETKYLPVFWNYLMFATQPGATMGMYLRKQLALLGSFPHDGASDWHWYHLVNGTPAICLDTLPGVEPLIEVVDHFHRAKRLAYAFEAKVGKGKILISSLPFADLALMKRPEAAYLFQEILAYLNGDQFRPATSISVAQLLGIVKLQTIQFTL, encoded by the coding sequence ATGAATTTGTCTGATATAGGCGCTGTACGTCATACATTGAACTTAAATGGAACATGGCAGTTTTGTTTGGATCTGGAGTCCGATAAACTCGTTGAGCAAGAGATATTACCGCCTTCACAGTGTGAAAATACATCATGGGAGACCATTCAGATTCCCGGTTCATGGGAAGAGCAAGGATACGGAGATGAGCCTGAATACGAAAGGCTTGATACCTGGACCAAGGTACGCGAGTATGAAGGCTCAGCCTGGTATGCTCAGGATGTTCATGTTCCATCAGACGATCCCGGATGCCACTATGTATTCAGATTGGAAGGTGTCCGATGGACAACGAATCTCTGGATCAATGGACAGTATGCCGGGCAGCAGGATAGTCTGGTGAATCAACAGAAGTGGGATGTTACCTCTCTGGTGAAGCAGGGAGAAGTGAATCGGGTGGAGATCCGCGTGGATAATACGATGAAACTTCCGCTGGCGGGTAGCCATATTCATTCATTGCATACGGCCACAGCCTGGGGTGGAATCACAGGTGGTGTTTATTTGGACAGTCTGCCCCCATGCCGATTACAGACGTTACGTATTCAACCAGATGCTGAGAACGGAACTCTTCGGATTGATTGTATTGTAAGCGCTCCCGCAAATGAATCGACTAGATCGATGCAATTACATGTGGATATCCAGCATCCGGATGGCAAATGGCTTGATCGATATAGTTGTAATGTGAATCTGAGTGATCCATCACATGTGGATATAAGCTCAGCAGGTTTAACTGAAATCAACGCTGTAATAGATCAGTGGCGATTGGAACTTGGTACAGGGAAATCTATTGCAAGATGGTCGGATGAATCCCCCGAATTATACAAGGCAGTGATCCGTCTGCATGACGGTGAGCAGGAACTGGATCGGCTGGAGCAATCATTTGGTGTTCGCTCCTTTGCAACAAACGGGAAGCAGCTTGAATTGAATGGAACACCGGTGTATCTGCGCGGGTACGTCGATTGTTGTATCTTTCCACTGACAGGTTATCCTGTGTGGGATAAGGAACATTATCTTCAGCAGTTTCGAATCGCTAGAACATACGGCTTCAACCACGTCCGTCTGCATGGGTGGAGCGCGCCTGAGCCTTTCTGGGACGCGGCTGATGAAGCTGGCATGCTGGTGCAGGCAGAACTTCCACATTGGTCTCGTTTCTTTGAGCAATCGAATCAGTCTGCGCCAGCTGAAGTATTGTCCTATCTGACACAAGAACTGGACGGGTTGCTTCAGTCGCTGCATAGACATCCTTCATTCGTCATGTTCTCCATGGGGAATGAACTCATTGGTCCGAATGGCCACCCTGAACTCAATGCATGGGTATCTAGAGCAAGGGATATGGACCCGACCCGCTTATATACCGACAATACAGGTTTTGGACAGCTTCCGGCGCAAGGGCGGGAAGGTGATTATTATATTCAATCGTTGAACTGGCATCCCCCGTTGGAATCCGCATATTCTGCTGTACCGGATACCACACTGGATTATCATGCAGTCACCCGCCTTGCGGAGCATCCCGTCATTGGACACGAACATGCACAGTACACCATGTATGTGCGGCCCCAAGAGCGAGCCAAGTATACTGGCGTATTGCGTCTTAGTTGGTTACGACCGATCGAAGAATCGTTAACAAACAAAGGCATGATGGAGGCCCTGGAGCATTTTCAACAGGTCAGTGGTACCCATCTGGTACGTTCCTTAAAAGAAGCCATGGAGCGGATTCGGCGAACACCGGACGCTGCGGGCGTACAGCTTCTGGACATTCGTGATTTTCCAGGGCAGGGACATGCTACGACGGGCATTCTGGATGTATTTTGGGATGACAAAGGCGTTACAACTCCAGAAGAATTCATGCGTTTCAACGCAGATCTGGTGCTATTGTTAAGCTGCAAGGAGCGTACATTTTACGCCGGAGAACCCATTCATGTTGATGTACGCATCTCTCACTACGGTAAGGAGCCGCTTGAGGAAGCAGTCATTCAGTGGAGGTTAATAAGCGATGATGTGATACTTACTGAAGGGGCATGGAAGACCGGAGATATCCAATGTGGGTCTGTCATGTCACTGGGAAGCATCGTCGCTACCGCTCCTCATGAAGGGGCAGCAGCTTTTCGGATCGAAGCGGAGTTGATATCAGGCGATTTGGACAGAACTGTAGCGAATGTTTGGCATGGCTGGTCGTTTCCTTTTTACCAGTCTCATCCGGGTTCGAATCGGTTCTGGAATACCTTGGCAGAGTTGAAGCCATTCCTGGGTGAAGCGCAAGATGATTGCGTAGATCGAATCGATGGATTTCAGTTGTTGAAAAATCGGGAGATTGACTTGGTTATCGTTCAGTCGTTAACACCCAATGTCGTTGATTATGTGGTCAACGGGGGGAGTGTTTGGCTACAGCCAACCGCAGAAGGGTTATATGATTCAGTGGAGACCAAGTATCTGCCTGTATTCTGGAATTACCTGATGTTTGCTACACAGCCTGGTGCAACGATGGGCATGTATTTGAGAAAACAGCTAGCACTACTAGGCTCCTTCCCGCATGATGGAGCTTCGGACTGGCATTGGTATCACTTGGTGAACGGTACACCAGCGATATGTTTGGATACGTTGCCCGGGGTGGAACCGCTGATCGAAGTGGTGGACCATTTCCATCGGGCCAAACGACTCGCTTATGCCTTTGAGGCAAAAGTAGGGAAGGGCAAGATTTTGATATCCTCACTTCCGTTTGCTGACCTGGCTTTAATGAAGCGTCCGGAAGCCGCTTACTTATTTCAGGAGATACTTGCGTATCTGAATGGAGATCAATTCCGTCCAGCAACCTCCATATCCGTAGCGCAATTACTCGGGATCGTTAAACTGCAAACCATTCAGTTTACATTGTAA